Within the Chrysiogenia bacterium genome, the region ACCACTCCTGCATCTGCCGGATGAGGTGGACGGGCAGGTTCTCCACCGCGCGGCGCCCCAGGCGCACCAGATCCTTGCGGTCCATGTTTTCGCCGTTCCAGAGGACCTTGTCGCCGCGCGAAACGATTTCTTCGAGAAAGACCGGTGCCAGGGGCATGGCCAGTTGTAGCAGTAGCTTCTGGGGAACGAAGGGCAGAAAGCGCATGGCGGCGCTCGGATCGCCCACCACGCCGCCGAGCTCGGCATTTTTCTCGTCGGTCATCAGCGGCGAGCCGATGGTCGTCGCCGTGCGGATGAGCCCGTCGTCGACCGCCTGCATCATGGGGTAGGCAAGCATTCCTCCCATGGAATGGCCGATCCAGTGAACCCCGTCGGCGCCGGTCTTGCTGGTCACAAAGCGCAGGGCAGCGGGCAGGTCGTGGACCACGTAGTCGTCAAAGCACCAGTTGTAGCGCA harbors:
- a CDS encoding alpha/beta fold hydrolase codes for the protein MPETPRAETHHVKTRDGWKVALHNYARNTRKHPVFLCHGLGSNRYDLDYGREKSLAKFLHRNGYDVWVVELRGAGESSKPRPWNRLRYNWCFDDYVVHDLPAALRFVTSKTGADGVHWIGHSMGGMLAYPMMQAVDDGLIRTATTIGSPLMTDEKNAELGGVVGDPSAAMRFLPFVPQKLLLQLAMPLAPVFLEEIVSRGDKVLWNGENMDRKDLVRLGRRAVENLPVHLIRQMQEW